From the Primulina tabacum isolate GXHZ01 chromosome 15, ASM2559414v2, whole genome shotgun sequence genome, one window contains:
- the LOC142526805 gene encoding serine carboxypeptidase 1-like, whose translation MKGGFILFLFVFCYVDSVKCYGGKGYDPLGKFMKAQRFKKSRNHVTNYASSTVYSPVCISSQEGLKEADEISLLPGQPKVNFSQYSGYVTVDPTAGRALFYYFAESEEPSSKPLVLWLNGGPGCSSIGSGAMTENGPFRVNPDGKTLWYNKYAWNNVANVLYLESPAGVGFSYSNTTSDYVTGDKRTAADSYTFLVNWLDRFPEYKTRDFFITGESYAGHYVPQLADLILENNKITNQTVINLKGIAIGNAYIDYTDRWTGTYDHYWTSALISDETHQGIISNCNFSSSDFPVSDSCSEYEDQADTEIGNVYVYDVYAPLCGSPSTAPSISNFDPCSDDYVNTYLNTKEIQAALHVTGIPVSWADCNYAMSGEWQDEPDTVLPVIKKLMASGITVWIYSGDTDNIIPVTTTRYSFPKLGAPVKTPWYPWYYQGEVGGYVVGYQNVTFVTIRGAGHFVPSYQPGRALAFFTSFLNGNLPPSHN comes from the exons ATGAAAGGTGGTTTCATTTTGTTCTTGTTTGTTTTCTGCTACGTTGATTCTGTTAAGTGTTACGGTGGAAAGGGGTATGATCCTCTTGGAAAGTTTATGAAGGCTCAAAGATTCAAAAAATCGCGCAATCATGTTACTAACTATGCCTCCTCAACCGTGTATTCGCCTGTTTGTATTTCATCTCAGGAGGGACTAAAAGAAGCTGATGAAATCTCACTTTTGCCCGGTCAGCCAAAAGTTAATTTTTCTCAATACTCAGGATATGTCACGGTCGATCCTACAGCGGGTCGAGcacttttttattattttgctgAATCTGAGGAGCCTTCCAGCAAGCCTCTAGTGTTGTGGCTAAATGGAG GGCCGGGTTGCTCTTCAATAGGGTCTGGTGCAATGACCGAAAATGGGCCGTTTCGAGTGAACCCTGATGGGAAAACATTATGGTACAACAAGTATGCTTGGAACAATG TGGcaaatgtgttgtacttggaaTCCCCGGCTGGTGTTGGATTTTCTTACTCGAATACAACCTCAGACTATGTTACAGGAGACAAAAGAACCGCTGCAGATTCTTACACCTTTCTGGTTAACTGGTTGGATCGATTTCCAGAGTATAAAACCAGAGATTTCTTCATAACCGGAGAGAGTTATGCTGGTCACTATGTGCCTCAACTTGCAGATTTGATCCTcgaaaacaacaaaatcacaaaTCAGACCGTCATTAACTTAAAGGGGATAGCA ATTGGAAATGCCTACATAGACTATACGGATAGGTGGACGGGCACATACGATCACTACTGGACCAGTGCCCTCATATCGGATGAAACCCACCAGGGAATCATCTCGAATTGCAACTTCTCTTCTTCAGACTTTCCGGTATCAGATTCCTGTTCGGAGTATGAAGATCAAGCTGATACAGAGATAGGAAACGTCTACGTTTACGATGTGTATGCACCATTATGCGGTTCCCCTTCAACAGCTCCCTCG ATATCTAATTTTGATCCATGCTCCGACGATTATGTAAACACTTATTTGAACACAAAGGAGATTCAAGCGGCTCTCCATGTTACTGGAATTCCTGTATCATGGGCAGATTGCAA CTATGCCATGAGTGGCGAGTGGCAGGACGAGCCGGATACCGTGTTACCGGTGATCAAGAAATTGATGGCGAGTGGTATTACTGTTTGGATTTACAG TGGAGATACAGACAATATAATTCCAGTGACAACAACAAGGTACTCATTTCCTAAACTTGGCGCACCGGTGAAAACGCCATGGTACCCTTGGTACTATCAAGGCGAG GTTGGAGGGTATGTGGTCGGTTATCAGAATGTGACATTCGTGACCATAAGAGGAGCTGGACATTTTGTTCCGAGCTACCAGCCTGGACGAGCACTTGCCTTTTTCACATCATTTTTAAACGGAAATCTGCCTCCCAGTCATAATTAA
- the LOC142527783 gene encoding 2-hydroxyisoflavanone dehydratase-like codes for MASDSKEIDVDMQVFHIYKDGSIQRFVPIQFIPISDDPNAAVRSKDLVIDSETGVSVRIFMPGRCDTNHKLPLVVYIHGGAFCIGSVTGARYHNYLTDLVEKANVIAVSVQYRLAPEHPLPIAFDDSWAAFQWVAGHANSNGPDPWLNEHADFRRVFLGGDSAGGNIANDVAVRAGDSKLHGVEVEGIFLMHPWFGGKEVDKLYKILFPTSSARDDDPRLNPAVDPRIGTMAGRRVLFFLAEKDPLRNRAKAYYEALKKSEWSGEVEMMESEGDGHCFHLFHPKTDKAVSVMDRLVAFLNSP; via the coding sequence ATGGCCTCCGATTCCAAGGAAATCGACGTAGACATGCAGGTTTTCCACATATACAAGGACGGAAGCATCCAAAGATTCGTCCCTATTCAGTTTATCCCCATTTCCGACGACCCGAACGCCGCCGTCCGATCCAAAGACTTGGTGATTGACTCCGAAACCGGCGTTTCCGTCCGTATTTTCATGCCGGGCCGCTGCGATACAAATCATAAACTCCCCCTCGTGGTATACATTCACGGCGGGGCGTTTTGTATTGGGTCGGTCACCGGCGCTAGGTATCACAATTACCTCACTGATTTAGTCGAAAAGGCAAACGTCATCGCGGTTTCGGTTCAGTACAGGTTAGCTCCCGAGCACCCTCTGCCGATTGCGTTCGACGACTCGTGGGCTGCTTTCCAGTGGGTCGCGGGGCACGCCAACTCCAACGGCCCGGATCCATGGCTGAACGAGCACGCCGATTTTCGGCGCGTGTTTCTCGGGGGGGACAGCGCGGGAGGCAACATAGCGAACGACGTCGCGGTCAGAGCCGGCGACAGCAAACTCCACGGCGTGGAAGTCGAGGGGATTTTTCTGATGCATCCGTGGTTCGGAGGGAAAGAGGTGGACAAACTGTACAAGATATTATTCCCCACGAGCAGCGCCAGGGACGATGATCCACGGTTGAACCCGGCGGTGGACCCACGGATAGGCACGATGGCGGGGCGGCGCGTGCTGTTCTTCTTGGCGGAGAAGGATCCGTTGCGGAACAGGGCAAAGGCTTATTACGAAGCGCTGAAGAAGAGCGAGTGGAGCGGAGAGGTGGAGATGATGGAGAGCGAAGGAGACGGCCATTGCTTCCATTTGTTCCATCCCAAAACCGACAAGGCTGTGTCTGTCATGGATCGACTGGTTGCATTCTTGAATTCTCCTTAG
- the LOC142527855 gene encoding uncharacterized protein LOC142527855, translated as MADDLCFVAKDSLIIKASKKNPLILRMSVLIFVMVCSVYICSVCLRQIGGWPLERLSSVEVVERPCKLNNVKPLEKPFLHFPKPKSFSRGECACNPVRYFAILSTQRSGSGWFETLLNSHINISSNGEIFSVKVRRSNITTIVDTLDKIYNLDWFTSASKNECTAAVGLKWMLNQGLMQHHEEIVNYFNAKGVSAIFLFRRNLLRRMISVLANSYDQNAKLLNGTHKSHVHSHEEAKILAKYKPTVDTTTLLPNLKQLEDLVTKSLEYFKNTRHIILYYEDIIKNRKKLADVQDFLRVPRMELTSRQVKIHKGSLSSQVENWEDVKKTLQGTSYEKFLDQDYKL; from the exons ATGGCGGACGATCTCTGTTTCGTCGCCAAG GATAGCTTAATCATAAAAGCTTCAAAGAAAAATCCACTAATATTGAGGATGTCAGTATTGATTTTCGTGATGGTGTGTAGTGTGTATATATGTTCGGTCTGTCTTAGGCAAATTGGGGGATGGCCGCTTGAACGTTTATCGAGCGTTGAAGTGGTAGAGAGACCATGTAAATTGAATAATGTCAAACCCTTGGAAAAACCTTTTCTGCATTTTCccaaaccaaagtcttttagccG GGGAGAATGTGCATGCAATCCGGTACGATATTTTGCAATTTTGTCCACACAAAGGTCTGGGAGCGGATGGTTCGAAACATTATTGAACAGTCACATCAACATAAGCTCTAATGGAGAAATATTCTCGGTTAAGGTCCGGAGAAGTAACATAACAACTATTGTGGATACTTTGGACAAAATCTATAATTTAGACTGGTTCACAAGTGCCTCTAAGAATGAGTGCACAGCTGCTGTTGGATTGAAATGGATGCTTAATCAG GGCTTAATGCAACATCATGAAGAAATAGTGAATTACTTCAATGCTAAAGGAGTTTCGGCAATTTTTCTTTTCAGAAGGAACCTATTGCGCAGAATGATATCAGTTCTCGCAAATTCTTATGATCAAAATGCCAAATTACTGAATGGGACTCACAAATCTCATGTGCATTCACACGAGGAG GCCAAAATACTTGCTAAATACAAACCAACAGTCGACACAACTACACTCTTACCAAACCTGAAGCAACTTGAAGACTTGGTTACCAAATCCTTGGAATATTTCAAGAACACTCGGCATATCATCCTCTACTATGAGGATATTATAAAAAACCGAAAA AAATTGGCAGACGTTCAAGATTTTTTGAGGGTCCCACGAATGGAGTTGACTAGTCGACAAGTGAAGATTCACAAAGGGTCTTTATCTTCACAGGTCGAAAACTGGGAGGATGTAAAGAAGACTCTCCAAGGAACATCCTATGAGAAGTTTTTAGATCAAGATTACAAGTTGTAA